A region of Paralichthys olivaceus isolate ysfri-2021 chromosome 24, ASM2471397v2, whole genome shotgun sequence DNA encodes the following proteins:
- the spry2 gene encoding protein sprouty homolog 2: MDSRSQNGSDGGGGHHGQSPSPTSTAGTPHDEGIPQLWPPTTRDSPPDPGLNNSQVSLTLAVLSLDQIRITGSCNEYTEGPKVPQVSPASQQRQQRIDCGSSPVSQTSGQLETREERPNNFRNLHSFAQHGNTHTSISSGEEGVLHSSSLEVSQSNIRTSVGSTSSGQRLISGPAIGDHIIRTQPKRAELNSEELKPLNEEPRALMAVPGSVSCKGLGKQSSKCENCGRCQCPECTTPRVLPSCWMCGRRCVCSAHGAVEYGTCVCCVKGLFYHCSSDDEDTCADKPFSCSQSHCCMRWTTVSLLAVLFPCLLCYLPAKGCVAVCQSCYDRVARPGCRCKNTSPCHCEDAGKQT, encoded by the coding sequence ATGGATTCCAGAAGTCAAAACGGCAGCGACGGGGGAGGTGGACACCACGGACAGTCACCGTCACCAACGAGCACAGCGGGCACACCGCATGACGAAGGGATACCGCAACTGTGGCCTCCGACAACACGTGACAGTCCGCCAGATCCTGGGCTGAACAACAGCCAGGTGTCCCTTACTCTGGCAGTGCTGTCGCTGGATCAGATTAGGATAACTGGGAGTTGTAATGAGTATACCGAAGGGCCCAAGGTGCCCCAAGTGTCTCCAGCCTCTCAGCAAAGACAGCAGAGGATCGACTGTGGGTCGTCGCCTGTTTCACAGACAAGCGGGCAGCTGGAGACTCGGGAAGAAAGACCTAATAATTTCCGCAACCTGCATTCATTTGCACAGcatgggaacacacacacctccatctcctctgggGAGGAGGGCGTGTTGCACTCTTCCAGTTTAGAGGTCTCCCAGAGTAACATCAGGACCAGCGTTGGGAGCACTTCTTCAGGCCAGAGGCTCATCAGCGGTCCAGCAATCGGCGATCACATCATCAGAACCCAGCCCAAACGCGCAGAGCTGAATTCAGAGGAGTTGAAACCCCTAAACGAGGAGCCCAGGGCGCTGATGGCCGTGCCGGGCAGCGTAAGCTGTAAAGGTCTTGGCAAACAGTCTAGCAAGTGTGAGAACTGTGGTCGCTGCCAGTGTCCGGAGTGCACTACCCCGCGGGTGCTTCCCTCCTGTTGGATGTGCGGCCGACGGTGCGTGTGCTCGGCGCATGGCGCGGTGGAGTACGGGACGTGTGTGTGCTGCGTCAAGGGGCTCTTCTACCACTGCTCCAGCGACGACGAGGACACGTGTGCCGACAAGCCCTTCTCGTGCTCCCAGTCCCATTGCTGCATGCGCTGGACCACAGTGTCACTGCTCGCCGTGCTCTTCCCCTGTCTCCTTTGCTACCTCCCAGCTAAAGGTTGTGTCGCTGTGTGCCAGAGCTGCTATGACCGAGTCGCTCGACCCGGCTGTCGGTGCAAAAACACATCCCCATGCCACTGTGAGGATGCTGGCAAGCAAACGTAG